The sequence TCTCTGCTTATGGGACTTTTTTAGTGGATCTCATTTCTCAGCTGTAACTAGGCTGCTCACGAATAACAGTACTGAACTCAATTTGAACATTGCAAAGCTCAGTGTCTttcattccttcctcttctgctgCCTGGCGTCCGTCCCTTCTTTCTTGCTCTTCCTGGTTTCCTCTGGGGTGTTGGTGTTCTCCCTGGGGAGGCACGTGAGGATGATGAGGGCCAAAACCAGAGGCTCTCGGGACCCCAGCCTGGAGGCTCATACCCGGGCGCTCAGGTCTCTTGTCTCTTTCTTCTGCCTGTATGTGCTGTCACTCTGCGCCGCCTTATTCTCGATACCGTTGCTGATGCTGTGGCGCAGCAAGGCCGGGGTGATGGTCTGCGTAGGGATAATGGCAGCCTGTCCCTCGGGACATGCAGTCATCCTGATCTCAGGGAATGCCAAGCTGAGGAGGGCTGTGGACACCATTCTGCTTTGGGCTCAGAGCAGCCTCAGGGTAAGAGTGGACCACAAGACAGATCCCAGGATGCCAGGTCTATGTTGAGAGCAGACATGAAATTGGCCCTGTGTGGCCATGCCTCTGATTGTTCACAAAGCCTTcagaaacccactccaatttcttctgtaaaatataACTCCAAGTCTGTCTACATCCATTGGGCCCATCTACAgtagaataaaacaatgaaagctCTACACATGGCATAGGCAAGTAGGATGGCATTGATTGCCTAGGTTTCTCTTGACAGAAAGtggtgctagtcgctcagtcatgaccaactatttgcaatcccatggactgtagcccgccaggttcctcggtccatggagctctccaggcaagaatactagagcgggtagccattcccttctccaggggatcttcctgacccagggatcaaacccaggtcttctgcattgcaggcaggttctttacattctgaaccaccagggaaccctttaaaaatgaacaaaatagagaaGCAAAGCACTCAGCGTAAATGTTCTGCACACTATAGCTTACTAGTGCTTGGTATGACCCACACCATGAGAAATCACCTCTTATGAAATGATATCTAAATTCCAAGGGAGCATGGTTGGCTTTTCACACAATGGCTATTTCTTCAAATAGATGCAAGTATGATATTTGAACATTTTCACTACCTTGGCAATGATATTATCCTCCTCAAACTCCACAATTTTCATggaaacataaaatatgaaaagacaaacaCCGTGGAAGAACAGTGATGTCATCACTTCAGTTTCAAGAGGTACTACATCAAAGCTCCTACAGGAACCAGAGGATGGGTCATTTTGTCTGAAAGTGCACTGATTCAGAAATGTATATTCAACCTGCTCTATAATGGGAGACAAAAAGGAAGATACTTGCTCAGTGGGGTGCCCTGGATGCAAAGCCTGTCTCTGCCTTCTGACTCTATTCCACTTGAGGTCAGTACCAAGCACTGGTCAGTCTAGTTGGGGAATCTGCCAAAATAGCCTCCCTGAAAAGCATGTTTGCAGAGACCAGCATTCTCTGTCTGCCTGCACAGAAGCCTAGCCAGGAAGTCTTTCCTCGAATCAGATCCTAAATGGCTCAGTAGAGAGACAGGTATACCAGTATAGATCTTCACAGGCTTCAAAGCATAGTCCAGCCCTTCTCCAAAGGTTTGatagaatctgcctgtgaagccatttggtcttGGACTATCCCACTACtggcacataccctgagaaaatcacaattcaaaagacacatgtaccccagtgttcattgcagcgctTTTCGCAATAACCAAggcatggagacaacctaaatgtccaacaacagataaacagatgaagaaGACGTGGCACAGGTGTCCCATGGGCTATTACTcatccatgaaaaggaatgagatTGGGTCATTCACAGAGATGTGGGTGGACCTACAGTCTGTcgtacagagtaaagtaagtcagaaagagaaaaacaaatcccaAATAATAATGTATATGTGTGGACTCTAGAAAATGATACAGATgcacctatttccagggcaggaatagagacacagatgtagagaacaaacgtgtgggcacagtgggggagggagagcagGACTGACTgatatacactaccgtgtgtaaaatagataaccaaagtTATcctgtgtgtgaaagtcgctcagtcgtgtccgactctttatgaccccagggactatacagtccatggtattctccagcccagaatactggagtgggtagcctttcccttctccaggggattttcccaacccagagatcgaacccaggtctcctgcattgcaggcggattctttaccagctgagccacaagggaagccctaggtttCCCTCAAAGACAGAGGTCCCCACTCTTGGCTGCACATTAGGGGAGCTTTCAAAATCTCAATGACTAGGTCACACACTAGGCTGATTAAATCAAATCTCCGGAGGTAGAACCCAGGCAACCTTTTTTTTAAGGATCCCGGGTGACCAGGGTACAACCAATGTTGAGACCCCTGTTCCAGTTGCTCTGATTATTGAGCAGTCCGATGTGATCCTTCAACTGAACTGTACTGGGACCTTTTAATTCCACCTTCCCCTGGAGGACTTGGAGGACTATGAAAGAGAACGATAAAGGAcatcctttcttatttttcttcctcttgttttGCCTAAACTCTCTCTGGACAGGTCTCCATTACATCTTACTGCTCTCCACAGCTTTTTTAGCATTATATTTTGACATAATCTTAAAGTTGCAAGAATTTCCATATACCCTTTATCCAAATGTactcatttctttcatttgcccatttctctctcctctcctccccaccattcCAATCCAAAAATATAGGGTTCACTGTAGTCTTCCTCTTTTATATACTCATAACGCCTTTAGCCATAAGAAATGCCCTCCATTTATGTTCAGTATATTTGCCCATTTGCGTACATATAGAATACATAAAAAGTGGTTTCAGAATTTCTACCCTATAACACTGCAGAAGCAAAATAACAAGAGTTCAGTAACTATttgcagaatttttttcatttttaggcaAAATTTATACACAGCAATATGCACAggttttaaatgtaaaacttgGTGAGGCTTGATAAATACGTACGTacctatgtgtatatacattcatGTAACCAATACCTCAAACATAATATCTAATATTTCTATCATAACAGAAAGTTCCAGTATTCCTCTCCCAATAAATCTCCACCCACCATGGGCAACCACTGTACTAATTTCTTCACAGTTTATTTCTTCCCATGGATGAGTTTTGTCTGTTCTTATATGGAATCATGTGGTTTGGACTCTTGTCTTGCTACTTTCACTCCATATAATACCTTTGAGATTCATCCTTAATAGTACGTGAGTCATAAATTGTTTATCTACTTCTGATGATCACTTGCATTGTTTACACTGTGGAACTACTATGAATAAACATTCTTGAATCCACCTTTTGGTGACcgcagttttcatttctcttagataaattcctaggagtggaattactgtgTCATAAAGTTGATGTGCATTTATCTTTACAAGACACTGCTAAAGAGTTTTCCAGAGTGAATCTGGCATTTCAGGTTCCCATCAACGGTGCAGGAGACTTGTtctacatttccaccaacatttGGTATTGTCGGTCTTTTTTAATTTGGGCCATTCTAGTGGAGGtaaatggtatttcattgtggttttaatttgcatttccctgacaactagtatttgcttttctctggcttatttcacaaatgcaaaaaggcaaaatggttgtctgaggaggccttacaaatagctgagaaaagaagagaagctaaaggcaaaggagaaaaggaaagatatacccatttgaatgcagagttccaaagaacagcaaggagagataagaaagccttcctcagcaatcaatgcaaagaaatagaggaaaacaatagaatgggaaagactagagatctcttcaagaaaattagagacaccaaagatgggtacaataaaggacagatatggtgtgtacctaacagaagcaaaagatattaagaagaggtggcaaaaatacacagaggaactatacaaaaaagatcctcaagAAAGATggtcacgatggtgtgatcactcacctagagacagacatcctggaatgcgaagtcaagtgggccttaggaagcatcactaccagcaaagctagtggaggtgatagaattccagttgagctatttcaaatcctaaaaggtaatgttctgaaagtgctacactcaatatgcaagcaaatttggaaaactcagcagtggccacaggactggaaagggtcagttttcattccaatcccaaagaaaggcaatactgaagaatgctcaaactaccacacaattgcactcatatcacacattagcaaagtaatgctcaaaattctccaagccaggcttcaacagtacgtgaactgtgaacttccagatgttcaagctggatttagaaaaggcaggggaaccagagatcaaattgccaacatccgctgtatcatcaaaaaagcaagagagttccagaaaaacatctgcattattgactatgccaaagcctttgactgtgtggatcacaacaaactgtgggaagttcttaaagagatgggaataccagaccacctgacctgcctcttgagaaatctgtatgcaggtcaagaaacaacagttagaacccggtgtggaacaacagactggttccagatcaggaaaggagtacatcaaggctgtatattgtcaccctgcttatttaacttataggcagaatacatcatgagaaatgctggactggatgaagcacaagctggaatcaagattgccaggagaaatatcagtaacctcagatatgcagatgacaccatcctatggcagaaagtgaagcagaactaaagagcctcttgatgaaagtgaaagaggagtgcaaaaaagttggcttaaaactcaacattcagaaaactaagatcatggcatccagtcccatcatttcatggcaaataggtggggaaacagtggaaacagtggcagactttatttttgggagctccaaaatcactctagatggtgactgcagccatgaaattaaaggacgtttgctccttggaagaaaagttatgaccaatctagacagcttattaaaaagcagagacattactttgccaacaaaggtctgtctggtcaaagctgtgatttttccagtagttgtgtatggatgtgagagttagactataaagaaagctgagcaccgatgaattgatgcttttgaactgtggtgttggagaagactcttgagagtcccttcgactgcaaggaaatccaaccagtccatcctaaaggaaatcagtcctgaatattcattggaaggactgatgttgaagctgaaactccaatattttggccacctgatgcgaagaactgactcttttgaaaagaccctaatgctgggaaagattgaaggcaggaggagaagcggatgacaggggatgagatggttggatggcattaccaacacAATGGACGTAAGTTTAAGTAAACTcagggtgttggtgatggacagggagtcctggcgtgctgtggtccatgggatcgcaaagagtcagacatgactgagcaactgaactgaaacagaacTGAATGTCCCTCAGGTCCATCTATGCTGTTATGAATGGCAAATGGCAAGAtggcaagattttcttctttctcaccgctgaatattatatatatatacacacacatacacacacacactcacatgtatgtgtatacacacacacctatctTCCTTATgcattcatttgtcaatgaacacttaggctgttttcacattttggctgtgatgaataatgctgcaatgagcataGGAGTGCCCACATCTGTCTAAGATACTAATTTCACTTCTTTCACAGTATACACCCAGAAGTAGGATCACTGGATCATATGAGAgtcctgtggggcttcccaggtagctcagtggtgaagaatccaccagtcaatgcaggagaggcaggctcTATCCAtggatcaggaggatcctctggaaaaggaaatagcaacccactccaggattcttgcctggaaagtcccatggatagagcctggtgggctatagtcaatggggtcacaaaagagtgggacatgactaagtgactagatgacaacaacaatgaaagagtcctatttttaacttttcaaggaaTGTTCCCagttttccatagcggctatgctaatttgcattcccatcaagaGAGCACAAAGGATCTTTT is a genomic window of Odocoileus virginianus isolate 20LAN1187 ecotype Illinois chromosome 1, Ovbor_1.2, whole genome shotgun sequence containing:
- the TAS2R38 gene encoding taste receptor type 2 member 38 codes for the protein MVTLTHIGSVPSEVRNAFLFFSVLEFAVGILVNAFIFLVNFRDLVRRQSLSHCDLVLLSLSLTQLVLHGLLLLKAIQLTHFQRLRDPLSFSYQTIIVFWMIVNQASLWFATCLSLLYCSKIVRFSHAFLLRAASWISRKIPQMLLSAVVLSCVCTLLCLWDFFSGSHFSAVTRLLTNNSTELNLNIAKLSVFHSFLFCCLASVPSFLLFLVSSGVLVFSLGRHVRMMRAKTRGSRDPSLEAHTRALRSLVSFFCLYVLSLCAALFSIPLLMLWRSKAGVMVCVGIMAACPSGHAVILISGNAKLRRAVDTILLWAQSSLRVRVDHKTDPRMPGLC